In Streptomyces capitiformicae, one genomic interval encodes:
- the thpD gene encoding ectoine hydroxylase, with the protein MTTITDLYPSRGASEVTVPRQDPVVWGAPGTPGPASLTDLQAYERDGFLAVEELITPDEVAVYRQELDRIITDPAIRADERSIIEPKSKEIRSVFEVHRISELFARLVRDERVVGRARQILGSDVYVHQSRINVKPGFGASGFYWHSDFETWHAEDGLPNMRTVSVSIALTENYDTNGGLMIMPGSHRTFLGCAGATPKDNYKKSLQMQDAGTPSDEALTAMATEYGIKLFTGKAGSATWFDCNCMHGSGDNITPFPRSNVFIVFNSVENAAVEPFAAPVRRPTFIGARDFTPVP; encoded by the coding sequence ATGACCACGATCACCGACCTGTACCCCAGCCGCGGCGCCTCCGAGGTGACGGTCCCCCGTCAGGACCCGGTCGTCTGGGGAGCCCCCGGCACGCCCGGCCCGGCCTCCCTCACCGACCTCCAGGCGTACGAGCGCGATGGCTTCCTCGCCGTCGAGGAGCTCATCACCCCGGACGAAGTCGCCGTCTACCGGCAGGAGTTGGATCGGATCATCACCGATCCGGCGATCCGGGCCGACGAGCGCTCGATCATCGAGCCGAAGTCCAAGGAGATCCGGTCGGTCTTCGAGGTGCACCGGATCAGTGAGCTGTTCGCACGGCTGGTGCGCGACGAGCGGGTCGTCGGGCGGGCCAGGCAGATCCTCGGCTCGGACGTGTACGTCCACCAGTCGCGGATCAACGTGAAGCCGGGCTTCGGCGCGTCCGGCTTCTACTGGCACTCGGACTTCGAGACCTGGCACGCCGAGGACGGCCTGCCGAACATGCGCACGGTGTCCGTCTCGATCGCCCTGACCGAGAACTACGACACCAACGGCGGCCTCATGATCATGCCGGGGTCGCACCGGACGTTCCTCGGCTGTGCCGGGGCGACGCCGAAGGACAACTACAAGAAGTCTCTCCAGATGCAGGACGCGGGCACCCCGTCGGACGAGGCCCTCACCGCCATGGCGACCGAGTACGGCATCAAGCTCTTCACGGGCAAGGCCGGTTCGGCGACCTGGTTCGACTGCAACTGCATGCACGGCTCCGGCGACAACATCACGCCCTTCCCCCGGAGCAACGTCTTCATCGTGTTCAACAGCGTGGAGAACGCGGCGGTCGAGCCGTTCGCGGCGCCGGTACGGCGACCGACGTTCATCGGGGCGAGGGATTTCACTCCTGTCCCGTGA
- a CDS encoding ectoine synthase, which produces MIVRSFKDIEGTDRHVKSASGTWESKRIVLAKEKVGFSLHETILYAGTETSMWYANHIEAVVCVEGEAELTDDETGRKYTITPGTMYLLDGHERHTLRVKEDFRCVCVFNPPVTGREDHDENGVYPLLTEEG; this is translated from the coding sequence GTGATCGTCCGTTCGTTCAAGGACATCGAAGGCACCGACCGGCACGTGAAATCGGCGTCCGGCACCTGGGAGAGCAAACGCATCGTCCTCGCCAAGGAGAAGGTGGGCTTCTCCCTGCACGAGACGATCCTCTACGCCGGCACGGAGACGTCGATGTGGTACGCGAACCACATCGAGGCCGTCGTCTGCGTCGAGGGCGAGGCTGAGCTCACCGACGACGAGACCGGGCGGAAGTACACGATCACGCCCGGGACCATGTACCTCCTCGACGGGCACGAGCGGCACACGCTGCGGGTCAAGGAGGACTTCCGCTGCGTCTGCGTGTTCAACCCGCCCGTGACCGGCCGGGAGGACCACGACGAGAACGGCGTCTACCCACTGCTCACCGAGGAGGGCTGA
- the ectB gene encoding diaminobutyrate--2-oxoglutarate transaminase: protein MTITQPDLSVFETLESEVRSYCRGWPTVFDRAHGSRMYDEDGHTYLDFFAGAGSLNYGHNNPVLKRALIDYLERDGVTHGLDMSTTAKRAFLESFQNLVLRPRDLPYKVMFPGPTGTNAVESALKLARKVKGREAIVSFTNAFHGMSLGSLAVTGNAFKRAGAGIPLVHGTPMPFDNYFDGTVEDFLWFERLLEDQGSGLNKPAAVIVETVQGEGGINVARPEWLRALADLCERQDMLLIVDDIQMGCGRTGAFFSFEEAGITPDIVTVSKSISGYGLPMSLCLFKPELDIWEPGEHNGTFRGNNPAFVTATAALETYWSDGSAMEKQTRARGEQIEQALISITEENLAEVKEYRGRGLVWGIEFHDKARAERVARRAFALGLLIETSGPEGEVVKLLPALTITPDELDEGLRTLARAVRETVREG, encoded by the coding sequence GTGACCATCACCCAGCCGGACCTGAGCGTCTTCGAGACCCTGGAGTCCGAGGTGCGCAGCTACTGCCGCGGCTGGCCCACCGTCTTCGACCGCGCGCACGGCAGCCGTATGTACGACGAGGACGGCCACACGTATCTGGACTTCTTCGCCGGCGCCGGTTCACTCAACTACGGCCACAACAACCCCGTACTCAAACGCGCCCTCATCGACTATCTGGAGCGGGACGGCGTCACCCACGGGCTCGACATGTCGACGACCGCCAAGCGGGCCTTCCTGGAGTCGTTCCAGAACCTGGTGCTGCGGCCGCGCGATCTGCCGTACAAGGTCATGTTCCCGGGGCCGACCGGCACCAACGCGGTCGAGTCCGCGCTGAAGCTGGCCCGGAAGGTGAAGGGGCGGGAGGCGATCGTCTCCTTCACCAACGCCTTCCACGGCATGTCCCTCGGGTCCCTCGCCGTCACCGGCAACGCCTTCAAGCGGGCCGGGGCCGGTATCCCGCTCGTGCACGGCACGCCCATGCCGTTCGACAACTACTTCGACGGCACGGTCGAGGACTTCCTGTGGTTCGAGCGGCTCCTGGAGGACCAGGGCTCCGGGCTCAACAAGCCGGCCGCCGTGATCGTGGAGACCGTCCAGGGCGAGGGCGGCATCAACGTCGCCCGCCCGGAGTGGCTGCGCGCGCTCGCCGACCTGTGCGAGCGCCAGGACATGCTGCTGATCGTCGACGACATCCAGATGGGCTGCGGGCGTACGGGGGCCTTCTTCTCGTTCGAGGAGGCGGGCATCACCCCCGACATCGTCACCGTCTCCAAGTCCATCAGCGGGTACGGGCTGCCCATGTCGCTGTGCCTGTTCAAGCCCGAGCTGGACATCTGGGAGCCGGGCGAGCACAACGGCACGTTCCGCGGCAACAACCCGGCCTTCGTCACCGCCACCGCCGCGCTGGAGACGTACTGGTCGGACGGCTCCGCCATGGAGAAGCAGACCCGGGCGCGCGGTGAGCAGATCGAGCAGGCGCTGATCTCGATCACCGAGGAGAACCTCGCCGAGGTGAAGGAGTACCGGGGGCGCGGGCTGGTGTGGGGCATCGAGTTCCACGACAAGGCGCGCGCGGAGCGGGTGGCTCGGCGGGCCTTCGCACTCGGGCTGCTGATCGAGACGTCCGGCCCGGAGGGCGAGGTCGTCAAACTGCTGCCCGCCCTCACCATCACCCCCGACGAACTGGACGAGGGCCTGCGCACGCTGGCCCGCGCCGTCCGCGAAACCGTCCGAGAAGGCTGA
- the ectA gene encoding diaminobutyrate acetyltransferase — protein MTAAQAEAAQAELKIPEGIRIDRPDVTDGAALWRIAGDSGTLDLNSSYSYLLWCRDFAATSAVARDESGEPVGFVTGYVRPERPDTLLVWQVAVDEAHRGRGLAAALLDGLTARVARQQTLTTVETTITPGNTASERLFAAYAERHGAGIERTVLFEAGDFPDGSHQPEVLHRIGPLAV, from the coding sequence ATGACTGCCGCACAAGCAGAAGCCGCACAAGCAGAACTGAAAATCCCGGAGGGGATTCGGATCGACCGCCCGGACGTTACGGACGGCGCGGCGCTGTGGCGTATCGCCGGGGACTCCGGGACCCTCGATCTGAACTCCTCGTACAGCTATCTGCTGTGGTGCCGGGACTTCGCCGCCACCTCGGCGGTGGCGCGGGACGAGTCGGGGGAACCGGTGGGGTTCGTGACCGGGTACGTGCGGCCGGAGCGGCCGGACACCCTCCTCGTGTGGCAGGTGGCCGTCGACGAGGCGCACCGGGGGCGCGGACTCGCCGCCGCGCTGCTGGACGGGCTCACCGCCCGGGTCGCCCGCCAACAGACCCTGACGACCGTCGAGACCACCATCACGCCGGGCAACACCGCGTCCGAGCGCCTGTTCGCCGCGTACGCCGAACGGCACGGCGCGGGCATCGAGCGCACCGTCCTGTTCGAGGCGGGGGACTTCCCGGACGGCTCCCACCAGCCGGAGGTCCTCCACCGCATCGGCCCGCTCGCCGTCTGA
- a CDS encoding DinB family protein: protein MTEPRSTGTTPESAPVPVPATLPDGRPIPLMTGDEGPMLESWLEFHRATLELKCAGLDDAQARTASAEPSELTLLGLVQHLTEVERNWFQRVFAGVDAPLVYEEGTGYRLSPERGLDEALYIWRREVARSRATVAGRALDSLGRIPDGQMMGGLAVSLRWILVHMIEEYARHNGHADIVRERIDGVTGF from the coding sequence ATGACCGAGCCCAGGAGCACCGGGACCACCCCCGAGTCGGCACCCGTACCCGTACCCGCCACTCTCCCCGACGGCCGACCCATTCCCCTGATGACCGGCGACGAGGGCCCCATGCTGGAGAGTTGGCTGGAGTTCCATCGGGCCACTTTGGAGTTGAAGTGTGCGGGGCTGGATGACGCGCAGGCGCGGACGGCGTCGGCGGAGCCGTCGGAACTCACGCTGCTGGGGCTCGTACAGCATCTGACGGAGGTCGAACGGAACTGGTTCCAGCGGGTGTTCGCGGGCGTGGACGCTCCCCTGGTGTACGAGGAGGGCACGGGTTACCGGCTGTCCCCCGAACGCGGGCTCGACGAGGCGCTCTACATCTGGCGGCGGGAGGTCGCCCGCAGTCGCGCGACGGTGGCGGGACGCGCTCTCGACTCGCTCGGGCGGATCCCGGACGGCCAGATGATGGGCGGGCTGGCGGTCAGCCTCCGGTGGATCCTTGTCCACATGATCGAGGAGTACGCCCGGCACAACGGCCATGCCGACATCGTGCGCGAGCGCATCGACGGGGTCACCGGGTTCTGA
- a CDS encoding PLD nuclease N-terminal domain-containing protein: protein MLRVLMYLVPLALTIYAFIDCLNTPEDEAKHLPKIAWVFIILLFWIVGPIAWLAAGKMRHAPANGRTPSEWHRHHRLEYVAPDDNPEFLKSLAEDNKKDESLLKSWEADLRRREEELKRQEDEKRANREKKNNKDGEE from the coding sequence ATGCTCAGGGTGTTGATGTACCTCGTGCCGTTGGCGCTGACGATCTACGCGTTCATCGACTGCCTCAACACCCCCGAGGACGAGGCGAAGCACCTTCCCAAGATCGCCTGGGTCTTCATCATCCTGCTCTTCTGGATCGTCGGCCCGATCGCCTGGCTGGCGGCGGGCAAGATGCGCCACGCCCCCGCGAACGGCCGCACCCCCTCCGAGTGGCACCGCCACCACCGCCTCGAGTACGTGGCCCCGGACGACAACCCCGAGTTCCTGAAGTCCCTCGCCGAGGACAACAAGAAGGACGAGTCCCTCCTCAAGAGCTGGGAGGCCGATCTCCGTCGCCGCGAGGAGGAGTTGAAGCGGCAGGAGGACGAGAAGCGGGCGAACAGGGAGAAGAAGAACAACAAGGACGGCGAGGAGTAA
- a CDS encoding menaquinone biosynthesis decarboxylase → MAYDDLRSLLRALEREGDLKRIKAEVDPYLEVGEIVDRVNKAGGPALLFENVKGSSMPLAMNVFGTDRRLLKALGLKSYEEISGKIGGLLKPELPHGFVGVREAFGKLGAMAHVPPKKVKSDNAPVQEVVLLGDDVDLERLPALFTWPKDGGSFFNLGLTHTKHPETGVRNLGLYRLQRHDKRTIGMHWQIHKDSRNHYQVAAKRGERLPVAIAFGCPPAVTYASTAPLPGDIDEYLFAGFVAGKRIEMVDCKTVPLQVPANAEVVIEGWLEPGEMLPEGPFGDHTGFYTPQEPFPALKIDCVTMRKRPLLQSIVVGRPPTEDGPLGRATERFFLPLLKIIVPDIVDYHLPEAGGFHNCAIVSIEKKYPKHAQKVMHAIWGAHMMSLTKLIVVVDADCDVHDLHEVAWRALGNTDYARDLTVVEGPVDHLDHASYQQFWGGKAGIDATKKWIEEGYTRDGGWPDMVESDPDTAERVTRRWKEYGL, encoded by the coding sequence ATGGCTTACGACGATCTTCGCTCCCTGCTCCGCGCACTGGAGCGCGAGGGCGATCTCAAGCGCATCAAGGCCGAGGTCGACCCGTATCTGGAAGTCGGGGAGATCGTCGACCGGGTGAACAAGGCCGGAGGTCCGGCGCTGCTCTTCGAGAACGTGAAGGGCTCCTCGATGCCCCTCGCGATGAACGTCTTCGGCACCGACCGCCGCCTGCTGAAGGCGCTCGGCCTGAAGTCGTACGAGGAGATCAGCGGCAAGATCGGCGGCCTGCTCAAGCCCGAGCTGCCGCACGGGTTCGTGGGGGTGCGCGAGGCCTTCGGGAAGCTCGGCGCGATGGCCCATGTCCCGCCGAAGAAGGTGAAATCCGACAACGCGCCGGTTCAGGAGGTCGTCCTGCTCGGCGACGACGTGGACCTGGAGCGGCTCCCGGCGCTGTTCACCTGGCCCAAGGATGGCGGCTCCTTCTTCAATCTGGGCCTCACCCACACCAAGCACCCCGAGACCGGCGTACGCAACCTCGGCCTCTACCGCCTCCAGCGCCACGACAAGCGCACCATCGGCATGCACTGGCAGATCCACAAGGACAGCCGCAACCACTACCAGGTGGCGGCGAAGCGCGGCGAGCGCCTGCCGGTCGCGATCGCCTTCGGCTGCCCGCCCGCCGTGACGTACGCCTCGACCGCGCCGCTCCCCGGTGACATCGACGAGTACCTGTTCGCCGGGTTCGTCGCGGGCAAGCGGATCGAGATGGTCGACTGCAAGACGGTGCCGTTGCAGGTGCCGGCGAACGCGGAGGTCGTCATCGAGGGCTGGCTGGAGCCCGGCGAGATGCTCCCCGAGGGCCCGTTCGGCGACCACACCGGCTTCTACACACCGCAGGAACCGTTCCCCGCGCTGAAGATCGACTGCGTGACGATGCGGAAGCGGCCGCTGCTGCAGTCGATCGTGGTCGGCCGCCCGCCGACGGAGGACGGGCCGTTGGGCAGGGCGACGGAGCGTTTCTTCCTCCCCCTGTTGAAGATCATCGTCCCGGACATCGTGGACTACCACCTCCCCGAGGCGGGCGGCTTCCACAACTGCGCGATCGTCTCGATCGAGAAGAAGTACCCGAAGCACGCGCAGAAGGTCATGCACGCCATCTGGGGCGCCCACATGATGTCGCTGACCAAGCTGATCGTGGTCGTCGACGCCGACTGCGACGTCCATGACCTCCACGAGGTCGCCTGGCGTGCCCTCGGCAACACGGACTACGCCCGCGACCTCACGGTGGTCGAGGGCCCGGTGGACCATCTGGACCACGCCTCGTACCAGCAGTTCTGGGGTGGCAAGGCGGGGATCGACGCGACGAAGAAGTGGATCGAGGAGGGGTACACGAGGGACGGGGGCTGGCCGGACATGGTGGAGTCCGACCCGGATACGGCCGAACGGGTGACAAGGCGCTGGAAGGAATACGGGCTGTGA
- the mqnP gene encoding menaquinone biosynthesis prenyltransferase MqnP: MSSASAAIPQPGRTKAFLRLVMIEHSIFALPFAYIASLTAMFQLDGNIHWGRLLLVTICMVGLRTFAMAVNRIIDREIDARNPRTAHRELVTGAMSVRHAWTGALIAVVIFLGSAALLNPLCLALAPIAVIPMVVYPYGKRFTNYPQAILGLAQAMGPVGGWLAITGSWSWDAVILGLAVGIWIGGFDLIYACQDVDSDRETGVLSVPARFGIPAAVWAARVCHVLTTGLFIWYAVVTDAGAFLWFGLAIVAGAFVYEHTIVRPHDLSRLNRAFFSVNGFIGIALFVCALLDLLVRGLTL, encoded by the coding sequence GTGAGCAGCGCGTCGGCCGCGATCCCTCAGCCGGGGCGCACCAAGGCCTTCCTCCGCCTGGTGATGATCGAGCACTCGATCTTCGCGCTGCCCTTCGCGTACATCGCCTCGCTGACCGCGATGTTCCAGCTGGACGGGAACATCCACTGGGGCCGTCTGCTCCTGGTCACCATCTGCATGGTGGGCCTGCGCACCTTCGCGATGGCCGTCAACCGGATCATCGACCGCGAGATCGACGCCCGTAACCCGCGTACGGCGCACCGCGAGTTGGTGACGGGAGCGATGTCCGTCCGCCACGCCTGGACGGGCGCCCTGATCGCGGTCGTCATCTTCCTCGGCTCGGCGGCCCTGCTGAATCCCCTGTGCCTGGCCCTGGCCCCCATCGCCGTGATCCCGATGGTGGTCTACCCCTACGGCAAACGCTTCACGAACTACCCCCAGGCGATCCTCGGCCTCGCCCAGGCCATGGGTCCGGTGGGCGGCTGGCTGGCGATCACGGGTTCCTGGTCCTGGGACGCGGTCATCCTCGGCCTGGCGGTGGGCATCTGGATCGGCGGCTTCGACCTGATCTACGCCTGCCAGGACGTCGACTCCGATCGCGAGACCGGTGTCCTCTCGGTCCCGGCCCGCTTCGGTATTCCGGCGGCGGTGTGGGCGGCGCGGGTGTGCCACGTCCTGACGACGGGTCTGTTCATCTGGTACGCGGTGGTGACGGACGCGGGTGCCTTCCTCTGGTTCGGTCTGGCGATCGTGGCGGGCGCCTTCGTCTACGAGCACACGATCGTGCGGCCACATGACCTGTCCCGCCTGAACCGTGCGTTCTTCAGTGTCAACGGGTTCATCGGGATTGCCCTGTTCGTGTGCGCGCTGCTTGATTTGTTGGTTCGTGGCCTGACCCTCTGA
- a CDS encoding Uma2 family endonuclease: MDRSRAQLTRLADLFPGWLTEIVEGNVVASPVTPHHGSTIRQIWNALESQLSAEWDVVSDVAFPFDEENELCPDLAVIPASEAEKNEAAYSPGLITLVVEVVSQASRRRDHEIKPHLYASRGITNYVILDPLKGHAVMMWNPGPDGYQGRDTIPYGPDLTVDSPLGKLVIATGRLPVDPKARPRR; this comes from the coding sequence GTGGATCGCTCACGTGCACAGCTGACTCGCTTGGCAGACCTCTTCCCGGGGTGGCTGACGGAGATCGTCGAAGGCAACGTCGTGGCGAGCCCGGTCACCCCGCACCACGGCAGCACGATCCGTCAGATCTGGAACGCCCTCGAGTCTCAGCTGAGCGCGGAGTGGGACGTCGTCAGCGATGTGGCCTTCCCCTTCGACGAGGAGAACGAGCTCTGCCCCGACCTCGCCGTCATCCCGGCATCCGAAGCGGAGAAGAACGAGGCAGCGTACTCACCCGGCCTCATCACGCTGGTCGTCGAGGTCGTCTCGCAGGCCAGCAGACGCCGCGACCACGAGATCAAGCCGCACTTGTACGCCTCCCGAGGCATCACCAACTACGTGATCCTGGATCCGCTCAAGGGCCACGCCGTCATGATGTGGAATCCCGGCCCCGACGGCTACCAGGGCCGCGACACCATCCCCTACGGCCCTGACCTGACCGTCGACTCTCCCCTGGGCAAGCTCGTGATCGCCACGGGCCGTCTCCCCGTGGACCCGAAGGCGCGCCCTAGGCGTTGA
- a CDS encoding rhomboid family intramembrane serine protease, with protein sequence MRGVLSSERAWSRGERAKAAAKLMVGWVALLWLLELIDVASGHALDDFGVMPRAVPELVDVVPSAFIHFGFGHVAANSVPLLVLGFLSALGGLRRFAAVCALIIVADGLGVWLISPDNSNTAGASGVVFGLFGFLLVSGFVERRLLGVAVGVVIAGIWGGSILAGIAPTQTGVSWQGHLIGLVTGVVAAFLFRRREPRGTLNA encoded by the coding sequence ATGCGTGGCGTGCTGAGTTCGGAGCGGGCTTGGTCCCGCGGGGAGCGGGCGAAGGCCGCCGCCAAGCTGATGGTGGGCTGGGTGGCGCTGCTGTGGCTGCTCGAGTTGATCGATGTGGCGAGCGGGCATGCGCTGGACGACTTCGGGGTCATGCCGCGTGCGGTGCCCGAGTTGGTGGACGTGGTTCCTTCCGCCTTCATCCACTTCGGCTTCGGTCATGTCGCGGCGAACAGTGTGCCGTTGCTGGTGCTGGGCTTTCTCTCGGCGCTCGGGGGGTTGCGGCGCTTCGCCGCCGTCTGCGCGCTGATCATCGTCGCCGATGGGCTGGGTGTCTGGCTCATATCCCCCGACAACAGCAACACCGCCGGCGCCTCCGGCGTCGTCTTCGGTCTCTTCGGCTTCCTTCTGGTCAGCGGGTTCGTCGAGCGGCGGCTGCTGGGGGTGGCGGTGGGTGTCGTGATCGCCGGCATCTGGGGCGGCTCCATCCTCGCCGGCATCGCTCCCACCCAGACCGGTGTGAGCTGGCAGGGGCACTTGATCGGTCTGGTGACGGGGGTGGTGGCGGCGTTCTTGTTCCGGCGCCGCGAACCCCGCGGGACGCTCAACGCCTAG